The Rhodococcus sp. B50 DNA window GGTCCTCACTGAGGTGGTAGCCCTGCTCGGGAGTCTTCGGAGGCAGGACGACGGTCGTGTTGCGGACGAGATTCGGCTCGTACTGCGACGCCTCACCGGCGAGGAAGCCGTAGAAGTAGTCGAACCCGACTCCGGTGGGCCAGTTGTCGAAGGGACCGGCCGCGGTGGTCTCCTCCGCCGGGGTGTTGTGCCACTTGCCGAAAGCCGCTGTGGTGTAACCGTAGTGGCGTAGCACCTCGGCTCCGGTGGCGCTCGATTCCGGGATGTGCCCGGAATAACCGTCCCAATCGTTGGCGAGTTCGGCGATCTGTCCGTTTCCCACGCGATGGTGGTTGCGTCCGGTGAGCAACGATGCGCGCGTCGGCGAACACATCGCCGTGGTGTGGAAGCGGTTGTAACCGATCCCTTCGCCGAGCATGCGACCGAGGGTGGGTGTGCTCACTTCGCCGCCGAACGCGCTCGGCAGACCGGGACCCGCGTCGTCGATGAGGACGACGAGAATGTTCGGAGCGTCCTCGGGAAGGCGACGGTGCTGTGCGCGTGGGCTGTAGACCGATTCCTGCATGGTCCGTCCGGCGATGCTTCCTGACGGCATCGGTGGGAACGGCAGACTTTCTCCGCCCGGGATCGGATCCGGACGCAGATCCTGGCTCATGGTGGATGCCTCTTCTCACCCCCATCCGCTCCAGTACACCACCGGTATCGGACCGAATGCACCCCTGATCAGGGTGAAACCTGCCCTGTCACGTACGAATGATGCACCGGAATCCGATATGGCACGTCGAGGTTTCCGCGGTGTCGCCCTGGCGGGCCGCGGGTCGGTACCGCAGGCAATAGTTCGGGGCACACAGGTGCGATCCGCCCTTGATGACGCGACGCGGATACGCCTCGCGCGGATCCTGTTCGGCTTTGTCGACCCGGGGATTCGTCGGGATGCAGCACGACGACGCCGGCGCGACGTTCTTGCCGCTCGAAGCATGGTTTGCGGTGAAGTGGTCGGCCGTCCACTCCCACACGTTGCCCGCCATGTCGTGGAGGCCGTACCCGTTCGGTCGGAAGTGTCCGACGGGTGAGGTTCCGGCGAATCCGTCCGTCTCGAGGTTCTGCCACGGGAATTCTCCTTGCCAGACGTTGCCGCCGGGCCGACCCTTCGGTTCGTGCTCATCGCCCCATGTAAATGCCTTACGGTCGAGTCCACCGCGGGCCGCGAACTCCCATTCCGCTTCGGTCGGCAGTTCCTTGCCGGCCCATTCGGCATAGGCCCGGGCATCGAACCACGACACGTGCGTGACGGGATGCCGTTCCCGCCCGCCGGCGGTGCTGCCGGGCCCTTCCGGGTGGCGCCAGTCGGCACCCGGGACGAACGACCACCACCGTGTGTAGTCGTCGAGCGGTACCGGCCCCGGCGGAGGCGTGAACACGAGCGAGCCAGGTACGAGCAGGGACGGATCGGCGCCCGGATAGTCGGCGGGGTCGGGCGCGACTTCGGCGGTCGTGACGTGGCCGGTGTCCTTCACGAAGCGTCGAAACTCGGCGACGGTCACCGGATGCGTGTCCATCCAGAAGCCGTCGACCGTCACCTGGTGGACCGGTCGTTCTTCCGGATAGAAATCCTCGGACCCCATCCAGAACGTGCCCCCGGGGATGAGAGTCATGTTCTGGGTAACAACACTCGCCATGACGTCAGCCTCGCACGGCCCGGGTCACGGCGCGAGGGACGCAGACCGACTCGACGAGACCACGCATTCGCCGGTCCCGCTCCGGCCCCGTGCCGCAGACTCGGGACATGCCCTCTACATCGACGGAACTGTCCCCGATGCTGGCGACCCTCGGCCCGCCGCCGACCGGGAACTGGGCGTTCGAGATGAAATGGGACGGCCAGCGCACCCTCGCCACGGTCGCCGACGGACAATGTCGGCTGACCAGCCGCACCGGCAACGACATCACCCGAAGTTTCCCCGAACTCCCGCACGAGCTCACCACTGCGACGGGCGGCCGGGACTGCATCGTCGACGGTGAGATCGTCACCCTGGACGCCGGCGGCCGGCCGGCCTTCGCCCGGTTGCAGCGCCGCATGCACGTCCACCGTCCCACCGAGGAACTACGCGTCGAGTTTCCGGTCCTGATCTACCTCTTCGACGTCCTCGCTCTCGACGGACACTCCACGACGGAGTTGTCCTATCTCGAGCGCCGGGCGGTCCTCGACGATCTGGTCGTCCCCGGCCCGCGGGTTCAGCTGTCGCCGTATCGGACCGACGTGGCCGCACCGACCATGCTCACCGTCGCCCGCGAACACGGTCTCGAAGGGATCATCGCCAAGGATCCGGATGCTCCGTATCTGCCCGGAACCCGCAGCGACGGCTGGATCAAGACACCACTGCGGCGGAACACCGAGGTTGTGGTCGTGGGCTGGCTTCCCGGAGCCGGGAAGGCAGCCGGAGGTATCGGCTCGTTGCTGCTCGGCGCGCACGACGACGAGGAGCGGTTGGTGTTCATCGGCCGGGTCGGGACCGGATTCACCGCCGCGACGCGTCGTGAGTTGCGGTCGCAGCTACGTCCGCTGGAGCGACCCACCACCCCCCTGACGGTCGCGCCACCGGTCCGGGAGACCCACGGCGCCCACTGGGTGGAGCCGATCCTCGTCGGGGAGGTCGAGTATCGGGAGTACGCGGGCGGAAGCCTGCGGCATCCGAGTTGGCGAGGACTCCGGACCGACAAGACCGTGCCGGAGGTCGATCTGCCCGGCCGACACTGACCATTCCTCCGGCAGACGGTCATCCGTCGGTGCCGCGCTGCGGACACCAGAGGACCACGCAGGGCGAGATAGGGTGACGACCGATGACTGCCGCTCGTAAGTCCGTGTCCCAGCGCGTCCTCTGACTCGCGATTGTCGTGTTCGCCGGTTGGTGCCATCTCGTCCCGTGTGCCGGGGCCCTGATCAATCCGCCCGGAAAGCGTTACCGCATAACGACATAGAAGAGCCTGCGTTCCCGCGCGGCACCACTGCCTCGATGACGTCGAGGGACTACGGTGATGTGCATGGACGCCCGCCGCCTGGTCGCCGATGCCCGAGTTGCCCGTCTGGCCACCGCGGACGGAGCCGGCAAGCCGCACCTCGTCCCGATCGTGTTCGCCCTCGACAACGACGTGATCCACACGTGCGTCGACGACAAGCCGAAATCCACCCGACGCCTACGTCGCCTCGCCGACATCGCCGAGAACCCGCGGGTGTGCGTGCTCGTCGACCACTACAGCGACGACTGGGCGCAACTGTGGTGGGTTCGAATCGACGGTATCGCCACAGTCCACGACGCCGACACCGACGAGGGCGCCGCCGGTCTCGACGCCCTCGTCCGCAAATACCCGCAGTACCAATCGCAACGACCACCGGGACCGGTGATCACCATCGGCGGGCTGTGCTGGCGTTCCTGGTCGGCATGAGTCACCCGTCCACGCAAGAGTGATTCGACCCTGGCACACCCACTATCTTAGCGCTAAGATAAATGACACCGTGTCCCGCAACCAGGAGTGATCACGATGTCCCTGACCACCGTCAGCGCCCACCATCCCTACAGCCCCGCCTTCATTGCCGGCGATCTCGTCTTCGTCTCCGGCGCCCTCTCCGTCGACCCCGAAGGCGTGGCGGTCGAGGGGCGTGACGAAGCCCTCGACGCCGCGATCGACCGCATGACCGACCGGCTCGCCGTGGTCGGCGGCAAACTGGAGGACGTCGCCAAGCTCACCTACTACGTCACCGATCTGTCGTTGCGTGAGGAGGCGAACCGCCAGTTCGAGCGGCTGTTCGCCGAGCCGCGACCGGCTCGCACCTTCGTCGAGGTCAGCGCCCTGCCCTACGGTGCGACCGTCGAGATCGACGCGATCGCCACCGCGACGCGCTGAGACCCGAACTCCCCACGCGCCCCGCGCTGCCCGTATCGTGAGGGATGCCTTGGCGCTCAATCACTGAGGCCAAGAATTTCCGACAGCACGAGGAGGGCACGTGGGGCGCGACAGGGTTCCCGACCGTGACGCCGTCGACGACATCGTCGACCAATGGGCCCGCGAGTGGCCCGGCCTGGACGTCACCCCCCTCGAGGTGCTCGGACGCCTCCACCGCACGTATCTGCGGTATCAGAGCGCGATCGGCCGCGTCTTCGACGAATACGGCATCAACATGGCCTCGTTCGACGTTCTGGCCGCACTGCGCCGCGCCGGGAAGCCGTACCGCATGACCTCGGGTCAGCTCGCGGAGAGTTCACTGGTCACCACCGGTGGGATCACGCTGCGCATCGACCGACTCGAGAAGGCCGGACTGGTGCGACGCGAACGCGACGCAGAGGATCGGCGCATCGTGTACGCCGAACTCACCCCCGCCGGAAAGAAACTCATCGACGAGATCGCGGTTGCGCACTTCGAGAACGAGACGCGCATGCTCGCCGAGCTGTCGAGGAACGACCAGGGCGAACTCGTGCAGCTGCTGCGCAAACTCGAGCACTCCCTCGTCCGACACCAGGGCGGATGACTACCACTCGTCGTTACCGTTGCATCCCGACGAATCACACAACCCACATAGGAGAGAGCGGCGGAGACCGAAGTCTCCGCCGCTCTTCCGCTCGTCAGCCGGCCATCTCCTTGGCGAGTTCGTCGGCGCGGGAACGGTACAGGCGGCGCAGGCGCATCACCCCGAGGTCGTGCTGGTAGAGATTCTCGGCCCGATCGGCGTCGGGGGCCATGCCCTCGAGCATGACGCGGTCCTGCTCGAGGACCTCCCAGTGGCGTTCCTCGAGTACCGTGCGGTACAGGAACCGCCACACGTCGCGTTCCCAGCCCTGCACCCGGCGGTAACGCCAGAAGAGCACCGCGGTGGTCTCGGCGTCGATGGGGGTGCCCATGCCGACGATTCCGAACGATCCGCCCGGGCCGGCGGTGGGCGGATACGGGATCTCGAGGTCCACCCAGTCGACGCCGGTGCGGCAGTACTCGACCCAGTCGAAGTTGACCCCGCGCTGATCGGTCTTCTCGAAGAAGAAACCGCGATCGGTCTCCCGGATACGGAATCGCGCGGAGGTCTCGCCGCCGAACATCGAGTGCGATTCGTGGTGCAGGAAAGCGCCGTGCATTGGGTCGAGGAGGTTCTCGAGGGCGAACCGCCACGGCGCTTCCCATTCGGCGTAGCAGAGGAAGGCCGAGACATCCTCGTCCTCGAGCGGATCCGGAAGATCCAGCGGTGCGGGCTCGACGTCGGGGTCGGTGCCGAACCAGGCCAGGATCGCGCCGCCCACCTCGCGTACGGGCAGCGAGGCCACCAGCTTCTTTCCTTCGAGGTTGCAGCCGGGCATGCCCGGCACCCTCGCGACGGTGCCGGTACCGTCGATCTCGACGCCGTGGTACTTGCAGGCGATGCGATCGCCGAGGTGCACACCCTGCGAGAGCGGGGCGCCGCGGTGCGGGCAACGGTCGGCGAGCATGCGGACCGTGCCGTCGGAGCCGCGGTACAGAACCCAGTCCTCTCCCAGCCGGCGCAGCTTGCGGATGCTGCCGCGTTCCACGAAGTCGGACGGGCACACGGCGTGCCACTGGTTGCGCATGCCGGTCGCGAAGATCTCGTCGGCGGTGAGGGTACGGTGCAATCGATTGACCATGGTCAGGCTCCGATCCGGCGCATCTCGGCGGTAAACGATTCGGCGGTCCATTCCTGCGCGTCGGGCGCGTGGATTCCGGAAGCGTTGAGTCCGCGGACGAGTCCGTCGAGGTCGTGGACGCCGGATCCGAAGACGGCTTCGATGGCCTTGGCGAGTTTGGTCTCGTAGGGGGTGGGGTCGGCCGTGCGGGCCTGATTGATCACCAGGTACCGATCCATCGGGAGGTCCTTTCTACAGATCCAGCACCAGCTCGGCGGAGCGGGCGCGGGAGACACAGATCATCATGGTGGCGCCGGACTCCTGTTCGGCGGCCGAGAGCAGGGAGTCGCGGTGGTCGGGGGTCCCACACAGGACGCGGGTCTCGCACGTGCCGCAGATTCCTTCGCGGCACGAGTTCGGTACGTCCACACCGGCTTCCTCGAGGGTGTCGAGGACGGTCTTCTCCGGTGCGACGGTGGCGGAGATTCCGGAGCGTTCGCACACCACCGTGAACGACGCGTCGGCGGCAGCGTCGGTCTTGCGTTCCTTGGCCTTGAACCGTTCGAGCCGAATAGCCCCTGCCTGCCAGCGGTCGGCGAACGCCTCGACGGCGGTGAGCAACCCGTCGGGCCCGCAGGCGTAGACGAGGGTGTCGGGCCGGGAGGAGCCGAGGATCGACGGCAGGTCGAGCATTCCGTCGGCGTCCTCGGCAACGAGGTGCACCCGGTCGCCGTAGGGGGCGAGTTCGTCGACGAAGGCCATCGTCTCCTTCGAACGGCCGCCGTAGTGCAGCTCCCAATCGGCGCCGGCGCGGTCGGCTTCGCGCACCATCGCGAGGACGGGGGTGATGCCGATGCCGCCGGCGAGGAAGACGTAGCGTGGCGAGGGCAGCAGTTCGAAGTTGTTGCGCGGGACGCTCACGGTGATGACATCGCCCGGGCGGATGGCTTCGTGGACGCGGCGGGATCCGCCGCGACCGGCCTTCTCGTGCAGCACGGCGACGCGGTAGCCGGTCTTGTCGTCGGGGTCTCCGCACAGGGAGTACTGCCGGATGTGACCACCGCCGAGGTGCAGGTCGAGGTGGGCGCCGGGGGTCCAGTGGTCCACAGCCGCTCCGTCGGGTCGCTCCAGGCGGAGCGAGAGGACTCCGGTGGATTCGACCCGCATCTGACGGACCATGAGGTCGACGGTCTCAGCAGTCATGATCACCCTCCGAGTAATTGATTCAGTACTCATTATCTTAGCGCTAAGATGTTACTCGCGCCACAGTCGATCCGAGATTTCTTTTCCGGCTGGGCTACGTGCCTGGCACCGTCACCGGCGGCGTGAACGGCGCCGGCATCTCCCCGTACGAGGCCAGGTCGACCTCGACGATCACCGGGGCCTGCAGCGACACCGCACCCTCGAGCACCGGGTGCGCCTCCCCCGCCGATCCGATGCGCCGGTACTCGACCCCGATCGCCCGCGCGAGCAGCGCGAAGTCCGGGGTGGTCAGGTCGACGGCGTAGGGCCGTTGCCCCGAGCCGGTCTGCATGTTGCGCAGCACCCCGTAGCCGCCGTCGTTGCAGACGAGCAGCACCAGCCACGGCTTCTCCTGCGCCATCGTCAGGACCTCACCGAGGTGCACCGCCAGTCCCCCGTCTCCGACGAGCGCCAGGGTCGGCCGGGTCTCGTCGGCCAGGGCCGCGCCGATCGCCATGCCGAGGCCCTGCCCGATGCCGCCGCCGCGCGGGAAGATGTTGCTGCGCGGGTCGTAGACGGGCAGGAGTCGGTTGCCCCACGAACTCGACGCGATCGTCACGTCCCGAGCGATGACGGCATCGTCGGGCAGCACGGCGCGCACTGCATCGCACAAGACCGCGTGGTCACCGAGACCGGTGCGCTGGTTCTCCCGCACACGCTGCCGCGTCTCGCGGGCGCGTTCCGTCCACGCTGCCTCGACGGCATCGCCGAGTCCATCGAGTTCCAGTACCGCCGAGAGGAATTCACCGACCTCGCCGACAACCGGCAGATCCGCGGCAAATACACGGCCGGGTGCGGCCGGATCCAGATCCACCTGCACGTGCCGCGGGGGCATCGGGATCGAGTAGTCGCCGGTCTCGTTGGAGCGGAAGTGGGTGCCCAGTGAGACCACGAGGTCGGCGTCGGCGAGCAGCGCCCGGCCGAGCGGCGACGAGCCGTAATTGCCGATGCACAGCCGGTGGCTCTCCGGCACGGCGCCGCGACCGGAGTTGCTGGTCAGCAGCGGCACACCCCAGCGGTCGACGAGGGCGGTCAGCGTGTCCCCTGCCCGCGCTGCCCCGCCACCCGCCCAAATCACCGGTCGCCGGGCCTGCGCGATCGCAGCGAGCGCCGCCTCCACCTGGGCGCGGTCCGCGCTGCGCGGCATCCCGAGCGTGACCGGTGCCGGTTCGAGGGTGTAGTCGTCGGCGTACTGCAGGTCGATCGGCCATTCGATGCTGGCCGGTCCGCCCGGTGTCGACAACGCGTGGGCGACGGCTTCGCGCAGTACTTTTCCGGCACTGCCGGTGTCGAGGATCGTCGCGGCGTGCGCCGAGACCGCCTCGAGCATGCCGAGCTGATCCTTCGTCTCGTGGATGAACCCGCGGCCCGAGCCGAGGAAGCGCGACTCGATCTGTCCCGTCACGTGGAGCACCGACGTTCCGGCACTGAGGGATTCGATGAGGGAGCCAGCGGCGTTGCCGGCCCCCGTGCCGGTACTGGTGAGGGCACAGCCGAGTCCTCCGGTGGCACGGGCGTATCCGTCGGCGGCGTTGACGGCGGTCGCCTCGTGTCGCACGGGCACGAACCGCAGGTGCCGGCTCACCGCTTCCACCAGCGGCTGGTTGTGCACGCTGACGATGCCGAAGACGGTGTCGACACCGGCCTCGCGCAGCACCTGGACCAGCAGATCCCCACCGTTACCCGAGCGTGCGGTCATGACATTCCTTTCAGACATAGCGCGCGACACCGCCGCACACGTCGATGCTGGTGCCCGTCACATACGACGAGCGGGGTGAGAGCAGGCCGACGATGTGGAAGGCCACCTCGTCGGCGGTGCCGAAGCGTCCGAGCCCGATACCGCGGTCGGCGGCGATCTCGGCCTCCCACTCGTCGAAACTTCCGGTGTAGCCGGAGTTCTCGTAGCGGCGACGCCACTGTCCGGTGTCGACGAGACCGAGGGCGACCGAGTTGACGCGGATCCCGTCGCCGGCCAGTTCCAGCGACAGCGACTTGCTCAGATTCAGCAGTCCGGCCCGTGCGGCGCTGGTGGTGACCAGCTTGGTCTCGGGCTGACGCGCGAGCACCGCGGAGATGTTGACGATCGACGCCGCATCCGATTTCCGCAGCAGCGGGAGCGCTGCGTCGACGGTGTTGAGCACGCTCGAGAACTTCAGGTCGAACTCGTCGCGCCAGTCGTCGAGGGTGGTGTCGGCGCGGGCCTTCATCCGCGAGTTGCCGGCGTTGTTGACCAGGCCGTCGAGTCCGCCGAACCGCTCGTATCCGCCCTGGACGAGGGCCCCCACCGCGGCGGGGTCGCGGACGTCGCAGGCCGCGGCGTGCACCCGATCGCGTCCGGGCAGCGCGTCCAGCGCGGCGTTGAGCCGCTCGAGGTCGCGGGCGCAGGTGACGACGTTGGCACCTTCCGCGAGCAGCATGGTGACGGTCGCGAGACCGATGCCGGAGCTGCCGCCGGTGACGAGACAGGTGCGGTTGTTCAGAAGCAGGTCCACAACCCGGTCCTTCCGTGAGATCAGTGCAGGACTCGAAGAGTCAGTGCAGGACGAAGCCGCCGTCGACGACCAGTTCCTGCCCGGTGATGTACGACGCTTCGTCGCCCATGAGGAAGGCGACGGCGCCGACGAGATCGGCGGGCTGCTGCGGCCGGGTCAACGCCCGATTCAGCCGGTACAGATCGTGCCGGTGTTGCGGAACGAACTGTGCCGATTCGCTTTCCGTCAGACCGGGTGAGACGGTGTTGACGGTGACCCCGTACGGGCCGAGGTCGCGTGCCATGGTGCGGGTCAGCGCCGACACTCCGCCCTTGGAGGCGATGTAGTGCGTCAGGCGCGGCGATCCGTACAGCGCAGCGTCGGAACCGATGGCGACGACCCGGCCGGTGCCGTGCTGCTCGGCGTAGTCGAGGATCGACGGGACGAGGGCGCGGCTGACGAGGAAGGTGCCCCGCAGGTTCACGTTCAGCACCCGGTCCCATTCCTCGACGGCCAGTTCGTGCACGGCCTTGCCGCCGACGCCGTCGGCGAGAGCGGCGTTGTTGACCAGTCCGTAGACCGATCCGTCGGCGGTGACCTGCGCAGCGAAGGCGTCGACGGAGTCGGCGTCGGCGAGGTCGACGTGCACGAACCGCGCGGAGATGCCGTCGGCGCGCAGTTTCGCGGCGGCGTCCTCACCGTGGGGGTTGATGTCGGCGATCCAGACCGCGGCGCCGGCGTCGCCGAGGCGGCGCGCGATGGCCAGTCCGAGGCCGCGCGCCGCTCCGGTGACGACAATCGTGCGGTCGTCGAGGGTGCCCACGCTCAGTCCCGGGAGATGCCGAAGACGGCGGAGGTCTCCGGGTAGGTCGGGACCTGCGGCTTCTGCGTGCCGATGATGACGCAGAACAGGGCGTCGGTGGTGCCGGTGTTCTCGAGGCTGCGCGGCACCCCGGCGGGGACGACGATCATGTCGCGGTAGCCGAGGGTGCGCTTCTCGACGACGCCGTCGCGGTGGATGCCGACCTCGACCTCGCCTTCGAGGACGAAGAACGCTTCCTCGGCGTCGTGGTGGGTGTGCTCGGGGCCTTCGGCACCGGCGGGCAGCAGCATGTTGGAGAAGGTGAAGCCGCGCGACGGGATGGTGCGGTTGTCGTTCTCGTGGTTGCCGGTGGCGCCGGAACCGACGTAGCGGATCTGGGCGCGGCGGAACCGGTCGCCGGCCTTGGCCTGGAATCCGAGGGTGTCCCAGTCCTCGTGGCGGGTGCCACGGGTGAGGATGAGCGAGTCGGTGAATTCCTTCAGGTCCGAGGTGGTGTAGTCGAGTGCCATGGTGATGCTCCGTTCCGGAATCGATGCGGGTGGGGTCAGACGTGCGCGGGGGTGTGTTCGCGCAGGCGTTCGGTGATGTGGACGAAGGATTCGGTCCACGCGTTGAAGGCGTCGGGGCGTTCCTGGTTGGCGAGGTGCCCTGCGCCGCGGAGGGTCACGAATACCGCGCCGGGGATGCCGCCGGCGAGTACTTGACTCGCGGGGACACCGGTGACGGTGTCGGCGTCCCCGCACAACACGAGAGTGGGGACGTCGATGTTCGCGAGGTCGCCGGTGTGGTCGGTCGCGGCCATCGACTCGGCGGCGTGGCCGTAGCCGGGTAGCCGGACCGAGCCGGCCATGATGTCGGTTACGCGGTCGACGAGGTCGTCGGGTGCCTCGGGTGAGAGCAGACGTGGTGCGCGCCGCGCAGCGAAGTCGGCGGGGCCGTTCGCTGCGAGGTCGGCGGCCCGGGAGCGCATCGCCGAGGCGGTGTCGGCGTCCGTGCCCGAACCGGCGTGGGTGTCTCCGAGGATCAGGCTGCGCACGAGGCCCGGGTGGCGCAGGGCCAGCCGGGTCGCGACGACGCCTCCCCACGACATGCCGAGGACATGGGCGCCGTCGTCGCCGCAGTGTGCGCGGATGACGTCGGCGGCGGCGTCGGCGTAGTCGTCGAGGTCGAACGGGCGGTCGGGATCGTCGCTGCGGGCGTAACCGGGCGCGTCCCAGGCCAGGATGCGCAGGGAGTCACCGAGACCGGAGAACTGTGGGGAGAAGCTGTCGGAGCTGCCGCCGATGCCGTGCAGCATCAGCACGGCCGGTCCGGTGCCGTAGTCGGCGACGTGGATCATGATGCCTGCCCGAGGTCGTAGCGTTCGAAGGCACCGGGGTCGGGGATGCCGGCCATGTGCTCACGCACCTGACGCGAGGGTGGTCCGGCGGTGCCCCAGAGGTCGGACAGTTCCGGGACGCGGCGCCACACCCGGCACAGCCAGCGGTCCTCGTCGACCTGTGCGATGCCGGAGGTGTACTCGCACACCAGACCGGCGGGGTCGGCGAAATAGGAGAAGGTGTTGTCGCCGGGCCCGTGCTTGCCCGGTCCCCACAGGGGCAGTTGCCCGTGGTGGCGCAGCCGGCCGATGCCGCGCATGAAGTGATCCACGGTGGGCATCTCGTAGGCGACGTGGTTGACCGACGCCCACTGCGCCTGGTTGAAGGCGATGCTGTGGTGATCGGAGTTGCAGCGCAGGAACGCCATCTGGTGTTCGGACCAGTCGGAGACGCGCATGCCGAGGACGTCGCAGTAGAAGCGGACGGCGGCGTCGATGTCGACGGTGTTGAGCACCACGTGGGTGACACCGACCGGGACGGCGTCCTCGCGACCGAGGGCGGGAACGGCGAGGGTGTCGGCGACGAGCTCGAGTATGCGTCCCTCGGGATCGACGATGCGCAGTCCGTATCCCCCACCGACGTCGTCCAAGGGCGCGGGGCCGAAGACGACGGGGATGTCCCAGGCGGTGACGCGCCGGGCGGCTTCGTCGACCTCGGCGGGCGTGGAAACCGCGAAGCTGATGCGGCCCAGTCCGTTCCGGTCGGCCTGGGTGAGCTGTAGGGCGTGGTGCTGGTCGCCGGTGCCGCGCAGCCAGGCCCCCTCGCGGCCCTGTTCGACGACGCGCAGGCCCCAGACCTGGGAGTAGAAATCGGTGGATTCGGCGGCGGCGTGCGTGCGCAGCTCGACGGAGCGTAGGCGCCGCAGTCGGGCGATCGGTTGGTTCATGACGATCCCTCCAATGTCTTACAGGTCACTATCTTACCGCTAAGATATTTGAGTGTACAGAGCCGATTCCGGCCGCATGGCCGGGGATCAGTCGGCCCAGGCGTCGGGGCCATCGTCGAGCCCGAAATACACGCTCTTGCACCGCGAATAGGCGGCGATGCCGTCGCGGCCCTTCTCGACGCCGAGACCGCTCTCCTTCACCCCACCGAACGGGGTGGAGATGCTGAAGCGTTTGTAGGTGTTGATCCACACCGTGCCGGCGTCGAGGCGCCGCGCGAGCCGCCACGCACGGCGGTAGTCGCGGGTCCAGATCCCGGCGGCCAAGCCGAACACCGAATCGTTCGCCTGTGCGAGGAGGTCGTCCACGCCATCGAACGGCAGGGCCACGAGGACGGGGCCGAAGATCTCCTCGCGGCACACACGGGTGTCGTTGGTCAGCCCC harbors:
- a CDS encoding formylglycine-generating enzyme family protein; its protein translation is MTLIPGGTFWMGSEDFYPEERPVHQVTVDGFWMDTHPVTVAEFRRFVKDTGHVTTAEVAPDPADYPGADPSLLVPGSLVFTPPPGPVPLDDYTRWWSFVPGADWRHPEGPGSTAGGRERHPVTHVSWFDARAYAEWAGKELPTEAEWEFAARGGLDRKAFTWGDEHEPKGRPGGNVWQGEFPWQNLETDGFAGTSPVGHFRPNGYGLHDMAGNVWEWTADHFTANHASSGKNVAPASSCCIPTNPRVDKAEQDPREAYPRRVIKGGSHLCAPNYCLRYRPAARQGDTAETSTCHIGFRCIIRT
- the ligD gene encoding non-homologous end-joining DNA ligase; protein product: MPSTSTELSPMLATLGPPPTGNWAFEMKWDGQRTLATVADGQCRLTSRTGNDITRSFPELPHELTTATGGRDCIVDGEIVTLDAGGRPAFARLQRRMHVHRPTEELRVEFPVLIYLFDVLALDGHSTTELSYLERRAVLDDLVVPGPRVQLSPYRTDVAAPTMLTVAREHGLEGIIAKDPDAPYLPGTRSDGWIKTPLRRNTEVVVVGWLPGAGKAAGGIGSLLLGAHDDEERLVFIGRVGTGFTAATRRELRSQLRPLERPTTPLTVAPPVRETHGAHWVEPILVGEVEYREYAGGSLRHPSWRGLRTDKTVPEVDLPGRH
- a CDS encoding TIGR03668 family PPOX class F420-dependent oxidoreductase yields the protein MDARRLVADARVARLATADGAGKPHLVPIVFALDNDVIHTCVDDKPKSTRRLRRLADIAENPRVCVLVDHYSDDWAQLWWVRIDGIATVHDADTDEGAAGLDALVRKYPQYQSQRPPGPVITIGGLCWRSWSA
- a CDS encoding RidA family protein; the protein is MSLTTVSAHHPYSPAFIAGDLVFVSGALSVDPEGVAVEGRDEALDAAIDRMTDRLAVVGGKLEDVAKLTYYVTDLSLREEANRQFERLFAEPRPARTFVEVSALPYGATVEIDAIATATR
- a CDS encoding MarR family winged helix-turn-helix transcriptional regulator, which encodes MGRDRVPDRDAVDDIVDQWAREWPGLDVTPLEVLGRLHRTYLRYQSAIGRVFDEYGINMASFDVLAALRRAGKPYRMTSGQLAESSLVTTGGITLRIDRLEKAGLVRRERDAEDRRIVYAELTPAGKKLIDEIAVAHFENETRMLAELSRNDQGELVQLLRKLEHSLVRHQGG
- a CDS encoding aromatic ring-hydroxylating oxygenase subunit alpha, with amino-acid sequence MVNRLHRTLTADEIFATGMRNQWHAVCPSDFVERGSIRKLRRLGEDWVLYRGSDGTVRMLADRCPHRGAPLSQGVHLGDRIACKYHGVEIDGTGTVARVPGMPGCNLEGKKLVASLPVREVGGAILAWFGTDPDVEPAPLDLPDPLEDEDVSAFLCYAEWEAPWRFALENLLDPMHGAFLHHESHSMFGGETSARFRIRETDRGFFFEKTDQRGVNFDWVEYCRTGVDWVDLEIPYPPTAGPGGSFGIVGMGTPIDAETTAVLFWRYRRVQGWERDVWRFLYRTVLEERHWEVLEQDRVMLEGMAPDADRAENLYQHDLGVMRLRRLYRSRADELAKEMAG
- a CDS encoding recombinase-like helix-turn-helix domain-containing protein; translation: MDRYLVINQARTADPTPYETKLAKAIEAVFGSGVHDLDGLVRGLNASGIHAPDAQEWTAESFTAEMRRIGA
- a CDS encoding PDR/VanB family oxidoreductase — encoded protein: MTAETVDLMVRQMRVESTGVLSLRLERPDGAAVDHWTPGAHLDLHLGGGHIRQYSLCGDPDDKTGYRVAVLHEKAGRGGSRRVHEAIRPGDVITVSVPRNNFELLPSPRYVFLAGGIGITPVLAMVREADRAGADWELHYGGRSKETMAFVDELAPYGDRVHLVAEDADGMLDLPSILGSSRPDTLVYACGPDGLLTAVEAFADRWQAGAIRLERFKAKERKTDAAADASFTVVCERSGISATVAPEKTVLDTLEEAGVDVPNSCREGICGTCETRVLCGTPDHRDSLLSAAEQESGATMMICVSRARSAELVLDL
- a CDS encoding thiamine pyrophosphate-binding protein, producing the protein MSERNVMTARSGNGGDLLVQVLREAGVDTVFGIVSVHNQPLVEAVSRHLRFVPVRHEATAVNAADGYARATGGLGCALTSTGTGAGNAAGSLIESLSAGTSVLHVTGQIESRFLGSGRGFIHETKDQLGMLEAVSAHAATILDTGSAGKVLREAVAHALSTPGGPASIEWPIDLQYADDYTLEPAPVTLGMPRSADRAQVEAALAAIAQARRPVIWAGGGAARAGDTLTALVDRWGVPLLTSNSGRGAVPESHRLCIGNYGSSPLGRALLADADLVVSLGTHFRSNETGDYSIPMPPRHVQVDLDPAAPGRVFAADLPVVGEVGEFLSAVLELDGLGDAVEAAWTERARETRQRVRENQRTGLGDHAVLCDAVRAVLPDDAVIARDVTIASSSWGNRLLPVYDPRSNIFPRGGGIGQGLGMAIGAALADETRPTLALVGDGGLAVHLGEVLTMAQEKPWLVLLVCNDGGYGVLRNMQTGSGQRPYAVDLTTPDFALLARAIGVEYRRIGSAGEAHPVLEGAVSLQAPVIVEVDLASYGEMPAPFTPPVTVPGT